Proteins found in one Cobetia sp. L2A1 genomic segment:
- a CDS encoding AmpG family muropeptide MFS transporter, giving the protein MALADRQCDNPATEGTRDHFIETSRVACAVTLSARTGKALTSKDLRLLVGRHGITFLMGFASGLPLLLTGSVLQAWMTDAGVALDAVGLLALVGLPYTLKFLWAPLLDRIMPPILGRRRGWLMIAQLALTALIALLALQDPHMAPLTMGAIALAVSFFSATQDIVIDAYRREHLPDHELGLGSSFYVYGYRIGMLLASAGGLVLADLIGFRITYLIMAGALGACMLVTLLAPEPKAHAAPRAHHLHEILWDPIRHFMKRDGAIWLLLFILLYKLGDSVAGNLTTPFYKDIGFTNAQIGTTVKLFGLWPLLAGTFFGGLMIMRIGIYRALWWFGLLQMISTAGFVWLHHVGDSLPWLAGVVAFENLAAGMGSAAFIAFMGALTDKRFTAGQYAMLSSIMGLPRVVIAAPSGYLAEAAGWDSFFWICTLAAIPGLLLLLRFRHWGAMLATPHKASTVSAE; this is encoded by the coding sequence ATGGCTCTTGCAGACAGGCAGTGCGACAATCCGGCAACTGAAGGCACACGCGATCACTTCATCGAAACATCGCGGGTGGCATGTGCGGTCACACTCTCGGCAAGGACAGGCAAGGCTTTGACTTCAAAGGATTTACGCTTACTCGTTGGTCGTCATGGTATCACGTTCCTGATGGGCTTCGCTTCTGGCCTGCCGCTACTGCTGACTGGTAGCGTACTCCAGGCTTGGATGACCGATGCCGGCGTGGCACTGGATGCGGTTGGCCTGCTAGCGCTGGTCGGACTCCCCTATACACTCAAATTCCTGTGGGCTCCGCTGCTGGACCGCATCATGCCGCCTATCCTTGGGCGACGGCGTGGCTGGCTGATGATCGCTCAGCTAGCGCTGACAGCGCTGATTGCGCTGCTCGCGCTGCAAGATCCGCACATGGCACCACTGACCATGGGTGCCATCGCACTAGCGGTCAGCTTCTTCAGTGCCACCCAGGATATCGTGATCGACGCCTACCGTCGTGAGCACCTGCCGGATCATGAACTAGGTCTAGGCTCCAGCTTCTATGTCTACGGCTACCGAATCGGCATGCTGCTAGCCTCGGCGGGCGGCCTGGTGCTGGCGGACCTGATCGGCTTCCGCATCACCTACCTGATCATGGCTGGCGCGCTCGGTGCCTGCATGCTGGTCACTCTGCTCGCCCCTGAGCCCAAGGCCCATGCAGCACCGCGCGCCCACCACTTGCATGAAATCCTGTGGGACCCCATCCGCCACTTCATGAAGCGCGATGGTGCCATCTGGCTGTTACTGTTCATCTTGCTCTACAAGCTTGGCGACTCCGTTGCGGGCAACCTGACCACGCCTTTCTACAAGGATATCGGCTTCACCAATGCCCAGATCGGTACCACCGTAAAGTTGTTCGGCCTATGGCCATTACTGGCAGGCACCTTCTTTGGCGGTCTGATGATCATGCGCATCGGTATCTACCGGGCGCTATGGTGGTTCGGGCTATTGCAGATGATCTCGACCGCAGGCTTCGTGTGGCTTCACCATGTCGGAGACTCCCTCCCCTGGCTTGCAGGTGTAGTAGCGTTCGAGAATCTGGCAGCTGGCATGGGCAGTGCCGCCTTCATCGCCTTCATGGGCGCCCTGACCGACAAGCGCTTTACCGCGGGTCAGTACGCCATGCTGTCCTCAATCATGGGCTTGCCAAGAGTGGTGATCGCTGCGCCTTCCGGCTACCTTGCCGAGGCAGCTGGCTGGGACAGTTTCTTCTGGATCTGTACCCTTGCCGCCATCCCGGGCCTACTGCTGCTGCTACGCTTCCGTCACTGGGGGGCAATGCTGGCGACGCCACATAAGGCATCTACCGTCTCGGCAGAGTGA